One genomic window of Coregonus clupeaformis isolate EN_2021a chromosome 12, ASM2061545v1, whole genome shotgun sequence includes the following:
- the LOC121578665 gene encoding DNA-binding protein inhibitor ID-1, with protein sequence MKVVGPTCALKSKVGGEDMVRCLSDQSLSISKCKIPLLDEQMTVFLQDMNSCYSKLKELVPTLPTNKKASKVEILQHVIDYIWDLQVELDEPEKSRQQSSVPRTPLTTLNAELASIAVENGCSDDRIMCR encoded by the exons ATGAAGGTTGTCGGACCTACCTGCGCACTGAAGAGCAAGGTTGGCGGCGAGGACATGGTGCGGTGCCTTTCCGACCAGAGCCTGTCCATCTCCAAATGCAAGATCCCGCTGCTGGACGAGCAGATGACCGTGTTTCTGCAAGACATGAACAGCTGCTACAGCAAGCTGAAGGAGCTGGTCCCAACTCTGCCCACCAACAAGAAGGCCAGCAAGGTGGAGATCCTCCAGCACGTCATTGACTATATCTGGGACCTGCAGGTCGAGCTGGACGAGCCGGAGAAGAGCCGTCAGCAGAGCAGCGTGCCCCGCACACCTCTGACCACCCTGAATGCAGAGCTGGCAAGCATCGCTGTCGAG AATGGATGCTCGGATGACAGAATCATGTGCCGCTAG